The following coding sequences are from one Oscarella lobularis chromosome 19, ooOscLobu1.1, whole genome shotgun sequence window:
- the LOC136198428 gene encoding inositol-3-phosphate synthase-like has product MSLKVKVSSPNVSYTEETISSTYTYHTTHVEPQADASFLAKPQATTFEFQTSLKVPRLGVMLVGWGGNNGSTLTGSLIANRLGLSWPTKEGVKKSNYYGSITQASTVCLGTNSSGVEQYIALGDLLPMVHPNDLVIDGWDINSANLAEAMERAQVLDYNLQVQLKPHLENLKPRPSIYCPDFIAANQADRANNVLSGTKKEMVEQVRADIRDFKAKQKLDKVIVLWTANTERFCDVREGLNLTAKELLASIERNEDEMSPSSLFAVASIQEGCTYINGSPQNSLVPGVIDLAEKENVYVGGDDFKSGQTKLKSVLVDFLISAGIKPRSIVSYNHLGNNDGKNLSAPQQFRSKEISKSNVVDDMVESNRILYEPGEKPDHCVVIKYVPFVADSKRAMDEYTSEIFMGGLNTIAVHNTCEDSLLATPIILDLVILAEMCERISLRKEGEADFARFNSVLSLLSYLLKAPMVPRGTPIVNALFRQRACIENIFRACIGLSPQNYMLLEHKLAAPQQLAAGVKTAEKVGEKSSLSAASSGARVPQLGRARGTVQAIES; this is encoded by the exons ATGTCTCTGAAAGTCAAAGTGTCGAGCCCAAACGTCTCGTACACAGAAGAGACGATTTCATCCACGTACACGTACCACACGACTCATGTCGAGCCGCAGGCGGACGCATCGTTTCTTGCCAAGCCCCAAGCGACCACGTTCGAGTTCCAAACGAGTCTCAAG GTTCCACGCTTGGGAGTGATGCTCGTGGGATGGGGCGGCAATAACGGATCGACTCTTACCGGATCGCTCATCGCGAATCGTCTCGGATTGAGCTGGCCCACGAAAGAAGGAGTCAAG AAATCGAATTACTACGGTTCCATTACTCAAGCGTCGACTGTCTGTCTTGGAACAAATTCAA GTGGGGTTGAGCAATACATTGCTTTGGGGGATCTTCTTCCCATGGTTCATCCCAATGATCTTGTTATTGACGGATGGGATATTAATTCTGCTAATTTGGCTGAAGCCATGGAACGTGCTCAAGTGCTGGACTACAACCTCCAAGTCCAGCTCAAACCCCACTTGGAAAATCTCAAGCCTCGTCCCTCCATCTATTGCCCGGATTTCATTGCCGCTAATCAGGCGGACCGAGCCAATAACGTCCTGTCCGGAACGAAGAAGGAAATGGTGGAGCAAGTGAGGGCAGACATCAGAGATTTCAAAGCAAAACAGAAGCTAGACAAA GTGATTGTTTTGTGGACGGCCAATACGGAGAGATTCTGCGACGTCCGCGAAGGTCTCAATTTGACGGCGAAAGAATTGCTCGCTTCAattgaaagaaacgaagacgaaatgtCGCCTTCATCTCTTTTCGCCGTTGCAAGCATTCAGGAAGGTTGCACCTATATAAACGGATCGCCACAGAACTCCCTTGTGCCTGGAGTCATTGATTTggcggagaaagaaaatgtttACGTGGGCGGAGACGATTTTAAATCGGGTCAAACGAAATTGAAATCCGTATTGGTCGACTTTCTCATCAGCGCTGGAATCAAG ccTCGCTCCATTGTCAGCTACAATCACCTTGGAAACAACGACGGGAAAAATTTGTCCGCTCCCCAGCAGTTTCGCTCGAAGGAGATCTCCAAGAGCAACGTGGTTGACGATATGGTTGAGTCGAATAGGATTCTTTACGAGCCCGGAGAAAAGCCGGATCATTGCGTGGTGATCAAATACGTTCCCTTTGTGGCGGACAGCAAACGAGCGATGGATGAATACACGTCGGAAATCTTTATGGGAGGCCTCAATACGATTGCAGTGCACAACACATGCGAA GACTCTCTCTTGGCCACTCCGATTATACTCGATCTCGTCATTTTGGCTGAGATGTGCGAAAGGATTTCGTTGAGAAAAG aAGGAGAAGCTGACTTTGCTCGCTTCAATTCCGTGCTCTCCTTGCTCAGCTATCTCCTCAAAGCGCCCATGGTTCCGCGAGGAACGCCCATTGTCAATGCCCTTTTCCGCCAGCGCGCTTGCATTGAGAATATTTTCCGCGCTTGCATTGGGCTTTCTCCGCAGAATTACATGCTTCTCGAGCACAAGCTCGCCGCGCCTCAGCAGCTCGCCGCTGGCGTAAAAACAGCTGAGAAAGTCGGCGAGAAATCGAGTTTGTCTGCGGCCAGTTCTGGTGCTCGGGTGCCGCAGCTTGGAAGGGCCAGGGGCACGGTGCAGGCCATAGAATCGTAG